From the Bacillaceae bacterium S4-13-56 genome, the window CTTTTCTTGTTTCGAAGGGCGCTTGCGCTTTTCTTATCCACCAACACGGGTGGTTTTTTGTCTGTATTTACTAACTAATTCTTTAAGGATTTCGTTGGATTCAGCTTGAAAACGGATATTTACTGCGTTCACTTTAAACGCGCTTGTAATTTTAATTTCTTCTTCTGATAAAATTTGTCCACTCCAATGATCTCCAATAAAAATTATTGGGAAATCAAAGGTTCTTTGTTTTCCGCCTAGTTCCTCAAAATACATTTCTAAATGGGTACGATTAATGCCGCGAAATTCCAGGTCCTTGATTGCCATGTTAGCCTCCTGCAACCGGAGGAAAAAGGGCGAATTGATCAGTTTCCTTCACCTTTGTATTTAAGCCCTGTGCATGTATTATATTTTTTCCGTTTATGAAAACATGAACAAAAGGCTTTAAGGTTCGATCCTCTGTAAAAATTTCTTCCTCTAAACCAGGGTATGTAGTAACCATTTTTTCAAGGATATCAATGACTCGATCTCCATCACTCTTGACCTCTACACGG encodes:
- a CDS encoding ubiquitin-like small modifier protein 1, which gives rise to MQVKVFANLRVICGGDRVEVKSDGDRVIDILEKMVTTYPGLEEEIFTEDRTLKPFVHVFINGKNIIHAQGLNTKVKETDQFALFPPVAGG